The proteins below come from a single Papaver somniferum cultivar HN1 chromosome 11, ASM357369v1, whole genome shotgun sequence genomic window:
- the LOC113321988 gene encoding transcription factor bHLH162-like, with amino-acid sequence MKNSSKYASSSTTCAAAAAVDRKTIEKNRRSHMKAVCFKLVSLIPPTTSTHDNNHSSKKDIAQMDLIDQAANYIQELTKRIDKLKRKKDLLTATTLPNTDHCGDQDIITTNAAAVVAASFTCSLNTSTEICGNDLLDLPILQVRIFDSTTLEVVLITGMNKQFLYYQLITVLEEEGSEIVNASFATVDDKIFYTVDSQVRAGADTSRICDRLKKLVS; translated from the exons ATGAAAAATTCAAGTAAATAtgcttcttcttctactacttgtgcagcagcagcagcagttgatAGGAAAACCATTGAAAAGAATAGAAGAAGTCATATGAAAGCTGTTTGCTTCAAACTTGTCTCTCTTATCCCTCCCACTACTAGTACTCATGACAACAACCATTCCTCCAAGAAG GATATAGCTCAGATGGATCTGATAGATCAAGCAGCTAATTACATACAAGAACTGACAAAGAGAATAGATAAACTCAAGAGAaagaaagatttattaacagcAACCACATTGCCGAATACTGATCACTGTGGTGATCAAGATATTATAACTACcaatgctgctgctgttgttgctgctagtTTTACTTGTTCATTAAATACGTCTACTGAGATTTGTGGTAACGATTTATTGGATTTGCCGATACTCCAAGTAAGGATCTTTGATAGTACTACTTTGGAAGTAGTTTTGATAACTGGGATGAACAAACAATTCTTGTATTATCAACTAATTACTGTCCTTGAAGAAGAAGGGTCTGAAATCGTCAATGCTAGTTTTGCTACTGTTGATGACAAGATTTTCTATACAGTTGATTCTCAG GTTAGAGCTGGGGCTGACACTTCAAGGATATGTGACAGATTGAAGAAACTAGTTTCTTAA
- the LOC113321987 gene encoding MLO-like protein 6 isoform X1: MAGETTYDRSLEETPTWAVAVVCFGIVLVSIIIEHVLELIGEWFHKKHKKALYEALMVVKTELMLLGFISLLLTFTQDYIIQLCIPKKVGNTWHPCPIKEEKKKGYTYEEKYCGKQGKVPLVSKTAIHQLHIFIFVLAVCHVLYCIFTMALGRAKMRKWNNWEKETKSAEYQFTHDPDRFRYARDTTFGRRHMSIWSRSTILLWITCFFRQFVRSVPKVDYLTLRHGFIMAHLAPQSAIQFDFQKYMRRSLDEDFKVVVGISPVLWFFSLLFLMASTNGWRSYLWLPFIPLIIVLAVGTKLQVIITQMGLHVQDRGDVVQGVPTVKPADDLFWFRSPRLILYLIHFVLFQNAFQVAFFIYTTYEFGLNSCYHQKAADVAIRISMGIFVQILCSYVTLPLYALVTQMGSNMKTAIFNPTVAVALKKWHHQAKKQIKESRKGTPTSSMPSTPHYGMSPVHLLHNKNHRSSEANSPQMSPMHRNYMGAANDHWDSESPSPMHDDSSHNDAFRARLGPNEERRVSPSELIPMPNLPPVRSGNERSGERESTDQHEISIGSASTKHFSFAKRPSV, translated from the exons ATGGCAGGAGAGACTACTTACGATCGTAGTTTAGAGGAAACCCCGACATGGGCTGTTGCAGTTGTTTGTTTCGGAATTGTGTTAGTTTCCATTATTATCGAGCATGTTCTCGAACTCATTGGAGAG TGGTTCCACAAGAAACATAAGAAAGCTCTGTATGAAGCACTTATGGTGGTCAAAACAG AGCTTATGTTACTGGGGTTTATATCACTGCTCCTAACATTTACGCAAGACTATATAATCCAGCTTTGTATACCAAAAAAAGTTGGAAATACATGGCATCCTTGCccaatcaaagaagaaaaaaaaaagggttatacTTATGAAGAGAAATATTGTGGGAAACAG GGTAAAGTACCACTTGTATCAAAGACTGCCATCCATCAACTCCACATATTCATTTTTGTCTTGGCAGTTTGTCACGTGCTTTATTGTATATTTACCATGGCTCTCGGCAGGGCTAAG ATGAGGAAATGGAATAACTGGGAAAAGGAAACTAAATCTGCCGAATATCAGTTCACTCATG ATCCTGATAGATTTAGGTATGCAAGGGATACAACATTTGGGAGAAGGCATATGAGCATTTGGAGTAGATCCACCATTCTCCTCTGGATT ACATGTTTCTTTAGGCAGTTCGTTAGATCAGTTCCTAAGGTGGATTATTTGACACTCAGACATGGTTTTATCATG GCACATTTGGCTCCACAGAGTGCGATCCAATTTGATTTTCAGAAATACATGAGGAGGTCTCTTGATGAGGACTTCAAAGTTGTTGTTGGGATTAG TCCAGTGCTCTGGTTCTTTTCCCTACTTTTCTTAATGGCCAGTACCAATG GATGGCGCTCTTACTTGTGGCTGCCCTTTATTCCATTGATT ATTGTACTGGCCGTGGGGACGAAATTACAAGTGATTATAACACAAATGGGTTTACATGTACAAGATAGAGGAGATGTGGTACAAGGAGTGCCCACAGTAAAACCAGCTGATGATTTGTTTTGGTTCAGAAGTCCACGTCTCATTCTCTACTTGATTCATTTTGTTCTCTTTCAAAATGCATTTCAAGTGGCTTTCTTCATATATACTACT TATGAATTTGGGCTCAATTCTTGCTATCACCAGAAAGCCGCAGATGTGGCTATCAGGATTTCAATGGG AATCTTTGTACAAATCCTATGTAGCTATGTCACTCTACCTCTCTATGCCTTGGTTACTCAG ATGGGTTCCAACATGAAGACAGCAATATTCAACCCAACTGTGGCAGTAGCATTGAAAAAATGGCATCATCAagcaaaaaaacaaataaaagaaagccGAAAAGGGACGCCAACGTCGAGTATGCCGTCGACTCCGCACTATGGCATGTCACCAGTACATCTTTTGCATAACAAAAACCATCGCAGCAGTGAAGCCAATAGCCCTCAGATGTCTCCCATGCATCGAAATTACATGGGTGCTGCAAACGACCATTGGGATAGCGAATCACCTTCACCAATGCATGACGATTCTAGTCATAATGATGCATTTAGAGCTCGCCTTGGTCCAAATGAGGAAAGACGAGTCTCACCGTCTGAATTAATACCGATGCCAAATCTACCGCCCGTTAGAAGTGGCAATGAACGAAGTGGTGAACGGGAATCTACTGATCAACATGAGATTAGTATCGGTTCCGCTTCTACGAAACATTTCTCATTCGCTAAAAGACCAAGTGTGTGA
- the LOC113321987 gene encoding MLO-like protein 6 isoform X2: MAGETTYDRSLEETPTWAVAVVCFGIVLVSIIIEHVLELIGEWFHKKHKKALYEALMVVKTELMLLGFISLLLTFTQDYIIQLCIPKKVGNTWHPCPIKEEKKKGYTYEEKYCGKQGKVPLVSKTAIHQLHIFIFVLAVCHVLYCIFTMALGRAKMRKWNNWEKETKSAEYQFTHDPDRFRYARDTTFGRRHMSIWSRSTILLWITCFFRQFVRSVPKVDYLTLRHGFIMAHLAPQSAIQFDFQKYMRRSLDEDFKVVVGISPVLWFFSLLFLMASTNGWRSYLWLPFIPLIIVLAVGTKLQVIITQMGLHVQDRGDVVQGVPTVKPADDLFWFRSPRLILYLIHFVLFQNAFQVAFFIYTTYEFGLNSCYHQKAADVAIRISMG, from the exons ATGGCAGGAGAGACTACTTACGATCGTAGTTTAGAGGAAACCCCGACATGGGCTGTTGCAGTTGTTTGTTTCGGAATTGTGTTAGTTTCCATTATTATCGAGCATGTTCTCGAACTCATTGGAGAG TGGTTCCACAAGAAACATAAGAAAGCTCTGTATGAAGCACTTATGGTGGTCAAAACAG AGCTTATGTTACTGGGGTTTATATCACTGCTCCTAACATTTACGCAAGACTATATAATCCAGCTTTGTATACCAAAAAAAGTTGGAAATACATGGCATCCTTGCccaatcaaagaagaaaaaaaaaagggttatacTTATGAAGAGAAATATTGTGGGAAACAG GGTAAAGTACCACTTGTATCAAAGACTGCCATCCATCAACTCCACATATTCATTTTTGTCTTGGCAGTTTGTCACGTGCTTTATTGTATATTTACCATGGCTCTCGGCAGGGCTAAG ATGAGGAAATGGAATAACTGGGAAAAGGAAACTAAATCTGCCGAATATCAGTTCACTCATG ATCCTGATAGATTTAGGTATGCAAGGGATACAACATTTGGGAGAAGGCATATGAGCATTTGGAGTAGATCCACCATTCTCCTCTGGATT ACATGTTTCTTTAGGCAGTTCGTTAGATCAGTTCCTAAGGTGGATTATTTGACACTCAGACATGGTTTTATCATG GCACATTTGGCTCCACAGAGTGCGATCCAATTTGATTTTCAGAAATACATGAGGAGGTCTCTTGATGAGGACTTCAAAGTTGTTGTTGGGATTAG TCCAGTGCTCTGGTTCTTTTCCCTACTTTTCTTAATGGCCAGTACCAATG GATGGCGCTCTTACTTGTGGCTGCCCTTTATTCCATTGATT ATTGTACTGGCCGTGGGGACGAAATTACAAGTGATTATAACACAAATGGGTTTACATGTACAAGATAGAGGAGATGTGGTACAAGGAGTGCCCACAGTAAAACCAGCTGATGATTTGTTTTGGTTCAGAAGTCCACGTCTCATTCTCTACTTGATTCATTTTGTTCTCTTTCAAAATGCATTTCAAGTGGCTTTCTTCATATATACTACT TATGAATTTGGGCTCAATTCTTGCTATCACCAGAAAGCCGCAGATGTGGCTATCAGGATTTCAATGGGGTGA